In the genome of Zygosaccharomyces rouxii strain CBS732 chromosome G complete sequence, the window TGATACTGCTGCTTGAATGGTTATTAATATTGGAAAGTGGGACCTCTAATACAATGGGAATTGGTAACACTTCGAGATCGTTAACCTTGGATTCGTCGTATTCAAGAGGGTTTGTCACCTGATTTGGCATGGCAGCAGACACCGTTAGCGGTCTTTTGTTGGCCAGTGTATAAGATTCCATAAGCTTCCATTTGTAAGGTTTAACAGTATCATCTCTTACTATACGTCCAACGTTGTCTGATTCAACAATGTTAaatcttttattattgagATCAGCCAATACTTGTGAAGCCCTTTCTTTGTTATTGGTTGTTTCTGTTGAAAAACGATCTAAGATTGGAGGTTgtcttctcttcttcccCTGATACtgatttaaaatttcattcaatttgtaTCTGTTattcatctttgatttgACCGACTTGTAAAGAGCTTGCGAAAACTTTTTTACTTTGAGTAAAACACAGTCTTTATTGTTACTACCACAGGCACAGTCGCAAGTGCTTAGCACAGCATCTATTGAGTGGATTAATAAGTATTTGTCAGGATCGTTAAGTGAATCCAGAGTTGCTGTACCTTTAATTATCTGCCAAATAGGATGCCTTAAGTCCCAATGCCAATCCAAATGTAtctcttcaccttcttccaGTTCCCTTGTGGCCCGTAAAACAAATTTCACCTCATTACTGCTGGTCATTCTGATGGTAGCTAATTCTGCATTGGGATTACAACTTCTACGCACATAACGAGCCACATTACCAGCTAGTCTTGCATCAATGTATAGAGGCCAATGAGGATGAAATAAAACGCGTAACTTTGTTGTCCCCCAAATTCTATAATGATTTCTTGGATCCAACAGATAATTTTTTTGGAAATCCACTTCACCCAAATATTCACAAATTAATTTACCTTTATTACACCTTTCACCAACATGTACCCCCAGTTTGGAAAATCCTGGGAAGACTTTGGAGTTATTCGTATCTGCATAAGTTCTCACTTCTAATGGCATTGCttcgaatttttccttATTATAGGGGATTACCCAGTCGTCATCATTATGCTTATCAATAAATAATTTCACATATCTGTCCTTAAACTCGTAATTTTCTGTGGGTAGATAAATTTCAGAATATGCATCCTTTGCATTCAAATAAATCGGACTTTCCTTCCTTCTCTTTGTATCTTCAGTGGAATCCTCGtgtctttttcttttgcGACGTTGTTCATCATTAGCGTCATCGCCATTATCAACCATATCCAACTGAGAATTCCAATCCTCATGTCCACGTTCACTGGGACCTGCCCTTAAACCACtatgtttttcaaaatcgtCACCGTAACTAGCAGTTATACGTGAACCATTGGATGGTCTGTTACGTTGtaatctttccaattgcttCCTTTTTGCTCTTTTAACGTCTAGTCTCCTTGGATAACAGATGTTACACAAATAATCATCGGGTGCGGTTTCGATGTCCTTAATATTATAGCAAATAGCATGTTGCCACCTATTACAATGATCGCATTGAATGGTAAAGCCATCGTCGTCATCAAATCCACAAATACATGTAATAACACCTGAATCGATATTAACGATGTAGGAATCAGGTACTGGCCACTCGGATGTCTCATTCGTATTTGAACTTGAGCGACTATGAGACTTAAGAGGTAACGGTACAGtggctgctgctgctaatgctgctgctgcaaCCATTCCCTTGCCGTTATCATCTGGTTGTTCTACCGCCATTGAACCGGTTTTATGTTGATTGGCAAAATGTGAAACCGAATCAGACCCATTTTGTTCTCTGAATGAGCTACTATCATTGTGTAAAAGTGCAACGGATGCAGGTCCTGGTGATGCTTGCGGATTTGCAGGTGACATACCACCAAGAGTAGAAGTTCTGGAAAGTGGTGGTGCTTGATATGGCAACATGTGCTGCTGTGTGTGAGGTTGCGATGGTGGTTGTACAGGatggtgttgatgatgttgaGAACCTTGAGATGAAGTCGATGATTTCTGAGAACCTTCATTACTACCTTTGGAAAACATTAATAGAGTGGAGGCATCTTCTAAGATGGATGGTTCATTCTTAGCACTTTGAGGTGGACTTTGAGCTGACATTCTAATTCAAAACTAATGTATAATTAATCAGACCTGACCATTTGAGAAAAGCCAGCAAGTGTCTACCAAATTCA includes:
- the SET4 gene encoding Set4p (similar to uniprot|P36124 Saccharomyces cerevisiae YKR029C SET3), with amino-acid sequence MSAQSPPQSAKNEPSILEDASTLLMFSKGSNEGSQKSSTSSQGSQHHQHHPVQPPSQPHTQQHMLPYQAPPLSRTSTLGGMSPANPQASPGPASVALLHNDSSSFREQNGSDSVSHFANQHKTGSMAVEQPDDNGKGMVAAAALAAAATVPLPLKSHSRSSSNTNETSEWPVPDSYIVNIDSGVITCICGFDDDDGFTIQCDHCNRWQHAICYNIKDIETAPDDYLCNICYPRRLDVKRAKRKQLERLQRNRPSNGSRITASYGDDFEKHSGLRAGPSERGHEDWNSQLDMVDNGDDANDEQRRKRKRHEDSTEDTKRRKESPIYLNAKDAYSEIYLPTENYEFKDRYVKLFIDKHNDDDWVIPYNKEKFEAMPLEVRTYADTNNSKVFPGFSKLGVHVGERCNKGKLICEYLGEVDFQKNYLLDPRNHYRIWGTTKLRVLFHPHWPLYIDARLAGNVARYVRRSCNPNAELATIRMTSSNEVKFVLRATRELEEGEEIHLDWHWDLRHPIWQIIKGTATLDSLNDPDKYLLIHSIDAVLSTCDCACGSNNKDCVLLKVKKFSQALYKSVKSKMNNRYKLNEILNQYQGKKRRQPPILDRFSTETTNNKERASQVLADLNNKRFNIVESDNVGRIVRDDTVKPYKWKLMESYTLANKRPLTVSAAMPNQVTNPLEYDESKVNDLEVLPIPIVLEVPLSNINNHSSSSIKVDAALGTNALPSTSDIRPQESSSDQNSMNNEKRTGSSSSLQEMSEKKPTKKKLSFADYRKKQYK